One Triticum dicoccoides isolate Atlit2015 ecotype Zavitan chromosome 5B, WEW_v2.0, whole genome shotgun sequence genomic window carries:
- the LOC119306130 gene encoding BTB/POZ domain-containing protein POB1-like: MAGGDASSGAAPGPETAREAEVDAGGFEFAFDNEAFSDRVLRIEVVGAGRKRRREGDDGEGSTPVLRVKTIHISSVILAAKSSFFFKLFPNGMKESGQRQSTVRIADSEENAYMELLWFMYNGRLTPTTDSTLLVDILMAADKFDVVSCTKLCGQRLIGLPMTLESALRCLDLPCSISMAADLSEAAKKFLAKRYEKFLSTKFQDELMRIPLSGIVAILSRNLPRVASEKSVYDFVLRWADLQYPNSEERRKILSSSLLAMVPLARSMTNVILIDQPSCIINFSLKREHCSGSFSSGSMRSPPFYCAGHGFFLSAHRRMGPSNSFVLIIQKLEDKGLVRGTLDYEIDVKTTPSLEFTTLWRRTTTTGCRQGFGCRLPWPEVIPDDSPFFVDDKLHIRVHVKITPQP, encoded by the exons ATGGCCGGAGGCGACGCGTCATCGGGGGCTGCGCCGGGGCCGGAGACGgcgagggaggcggaggtggacgcGGGGGGCTTCGAGTTCGCCTTCGACAACGAGGCCTTCTCCGACAGGGTCCTGCGGATAGAGGTCGTCGGCGCtggccggaagcgccgccgtgaag GTGATGATGGAGAAGGTAGTACACCAGTTTTACGAGTCAAGACCATACATATCAGTTCGGTGATTCTCGCCGCAAAAAGTTCTTTCTTTTTCAAG CTTTTCCCAAATGGCATGAAAGAATCTGGTCAGAGACAGTCAACAGTTAGAATTGCTGATTCAG AGGAAAATGCCTATATGGAGCTTTTATGGTTTATGTACAATGGAAGGTTGACACCAACAACTGACTCCACTCTTCTGGTTGATATCTTGATGGCTGCTGACAAATTTGATGTCGTTTCATGCACCAAGCTTTGCGGTCAGCGGCTCATAGGCCTGCCTATGACCCTAGAATCCGCACTGAGGTGCCTAGATCTCCCATGTTCCATTTCAATGGCAGCTGACCTGTCAGAGGCAGCCAAGAAATTCCTTGCTAAAAGATATGAAAAATTCCTGTCAACAAA GTTCCAAGATGAACTGATGAGAATTCCTCTCTCTGGGATTGTGGCCATCTTATCAAGGAATCTCCCCAGGGTTGCATCCGAAAAATCCGTTTATGACTTTGTGCTCAGGTGGGCCGACTTGCAGTACCCAAATTCAGAAGAAAGACGCAAGATTTTAAGTTCAAGTTTACTTGCAATGGTGCCACTAGCGCGTAGCATGACCAATGTGATCCTAATTGATCAGCCGTCTTGTATAATTAACTTTAGTCTAAAGCGTGAGCACTGCTCTGGGAGCTTCTCATCAGGATCGATGCGCTCGCCACCATTCTATTGTGCGGGGCATGGTTTCTTTCTCTCAGCACACCGTAGAATGGGGCCGTCCAACTCTTTTGTCCTCATAATACAGAAGCTAGAAGACAAGGGCCTAGTAAGGGGGACATTAGATTATGAGATTGATGTAAAAACAACACCGTCGCTGGAGTTTACCACCTTGTGGAGGCGCACCACCACCACCGGTTGTAGGCAAGGTTTTGGATGCAGGCTTCCTTGGCCGGAGGTCATTCCTGACGATAGCCCCTTCTTTGTCGATGACAAACTCCATATTCGAGTTCATGTGAAGATAACGCCACAGCCGTAG